Proteins found in one Solitalea lacus genomic segment:
- a CDS encoding MutS-related protein has protein sequence MSFIVDKQSLEDLNLIRKDNPNSMLSLYNQVKTLGGEKLLETIFNTPLSDPGKINKRSAIFQYFQQQNLKFPFSKEMVDMSEKYLNEGHDDSFLRSTIRLLKFKSLDIAVHSEEYERLINGVKTTIDLLEDLSQYLLQLNDAVNHPYKSEIGKLKQVFKDQRLVNLLKENSLMKGNSDGDNNSIPFFRINRYHFLLTSTLQEELKFVFKALYELDVYVAVSGVARAKGMGYAKALPASASCLNAKGLRHPALDKAISNSISLSRDENVLFLTGANMAGKSTWMKTIGLSMYIAHLGFPIAADSFEFSIFEGIYSSINIPDNLNMGYSHFYAEVLRVKDVALQVSAGKNLLVLFDELFKGTNVKDAYDATLAVSQAFSGYTNCLFVISTHINEVGEALGERCENIQFRYLPTVMEGSVPKYTYQLKEGIANDRQGMMIIENERILEIIEGREAS, from the coding sequence ATGAGTTTTATAGTTGATAAACAGAGTCTGGAAGACCTAAACCTGATAAGGAAAGATAATCCCAACTCGATGCTTAGCCTGTACAATCAGGTTAAGACTTTAGGTGGAGAGAAGCTTTTGGAGACTATATTTAATACTCCATTGTCAGATCCTGGCAAGATCAACAAGCGTAGTGCGATTTTTCAGTATTTTCAACAACAAAATCTGAAGTTCCCTTTTAGTAAAGAAATGGTGGACATGTCGGAAAAATACCTGAACGAAGGTCATGATGATAGTTTTCTACGATCCACTATTCGTTTACTAAAATTTAAATCACTCGATATCGCCGTTCATTCGGAAGAATACGAGCGGTTAATAAATGGAGTAAAAACCACCATTGATCTGCTTGAGGATTTGTCCCAATATCTACTGCAACTAAATGACGCAGTGAATCATCCTTATAAATCTGAGATCGGGAAGTTAAAGCAGGTCTTCAAAGATCAACGGTTGGTCAATCTGTTAAAAGAAAACAGTCTCATGAAAGGGAATAGTGATGGGGATAACAACAGCATCCCATTCTTTAGGATAAACCGCTATCATTTCCTGCTTACTAGTACTTTGCAGGAAGAGTTGAAGTTTGTTTTTAAAGCCCTTTATGAGCTTGATGTTTATGTTGCTGTTTCGGGTGTAGCCAGGGCAAAGGGTATGGGGTATGCAAAAGCATTACCTGCCTCTGCAAGCTGTTTAAATGCCAAGGGGCTTAGGCATCCGGCTTTAGATAAAGCTATTTCTAATTCGATTTCATTAAGCCGGGATGAAAATGTGCTTTTTTTAACCGGAGCGAACATGGCAGGCAAATCAACCTGGATGAAAACGATCGGTTTAAGCATGTACATTGCGCATTTGGGTTTTCCGATTGCTGCTGATAGTTTTGAGTTTTCCATATTCGAAGGAATCTATTCATCAATTAATATTCCAGATAACCTGAATATGGGTTATAGTCATTTCTATGCCGAAGTGCTTCGGGTGAAAGATGTGGCACTGCAAGTAAGTGCCGGCAAAAATCTTTTGGTCCTTTTTGATGAGTTGTTTAAGGGAACCAATGTCAAGGATGCCTATGATGCAACCCTTGCCGTTTCTCAGGCATTTTCCGGTTATACGAATTGCCTGTTTGTGATCTCCACGCATATTAATGAAGTAGGTGAAGCATTGGGGGAACGCTGCGAGAATATTCAGTTTAGATACCTGCCCACAGTGATGGAAGGGTCTGTTCCAAAGTATACCTATCAATTGAAAGAAGGTATTGCCAACGACCGACAAGGCATGATGATCATTGAAAATGAAAGGATTTT